In Myxococcota bacterium, the DNA window GGGACGCCTCTGCGGGCTTCTGTCGGCGATTCCCGACCCTCAGTGCTCAGATAGGTGGCGAGACGAATCGCGAAGGGCCGGCAGGCGCTGTCTCAGAACGTGGCTCGAGCTCCAGAAGCACTGCGTCCCGGCAGCCGTCCTGGGGCGTTGGAACCGCGCAGAGCTCTCTATTCGTCCGAGGTCTGAGCCGACGTGCGGGTGACACCATCAAGGAAGTCGAATCAAGAGTGTTCGGCTGGCGCTGGCGAAGGTCTGTTCGTTGCTCACCGCTAGGGCAGCGATCCCACATCAAAAGCGAGAGCGCCCTCTGGCCCGACCATCAAGCGCCGGAGTCACGGCCCGGGGTTGAGGCAGCGGCTTCACCAAGACGAAGGATGTCTCATCAGAGCGTGGTTCGAAAATCTCTACTCTGTGTCTCTCTACGTGGCGCTGACCAGCTTCTCAGCGTGCCGAATGCCTTTCGGAGTCATCTCGAACAGGAGCTCTCCGTCTTCGCTTTCGTCTACGACTCTAAACTGGCCGGTGCCGACATTCACGTACATCCAGAATTTCGCCACCCACTCGTCTTCTTCTGTTATCCACGGCGCACGGAATGCTCCTTCTGAGAGCCAGATCTTGTTTCGGCGAAACCTTCGCGCAAGTTCCGCTACCTGGTCCTTCGGGTAGCCGGTGTACGCGGCCAGTTTCGTAACGTCTGTGCCTACGTACATGGTGGACAGTAGTACTGCAGCGGCGACGAATGCCTCGTGATCTCGTTCAAGCTCAGGGTCCCACTCCTCTATTGCCAAGACTACCTGGCCGAACGGTGGTGGGGTTCCATCATCGCTCGCCTCGGAGAATGAGACGATATTGTCATTGTTCATACGGGTACTCCTTTTCTGTTCTCTCTTGTGCAATCGCCGAAGCACGATAAAGGTTGTCTTGGGATGAGTCAACACTTTATTGTGTATTCTTGGATTCGCTCCGTACCCTGACCAAGGGGACGAGGGTGGGACTGCCTACGTCAGCGCGAGGTTCGCGAGATCGGAGCGGAGGTAGCGGCCGCGCAGCGAACTCGTACCAAGACAGTCTGCCGCCGGAAGCTCGCGGCTTGGCTACAAGCTCACCCCGGAACCGAGACGAGACCCAGCGCTATCTGAATCTTCTTCCCACACCCTTCACACGTCCAGCGCGTACCGACCTCGATCTCGTCTTTCCAGATCCAGACAGCCACATCGCATTCCGGCCCCGGGCAGACAGCCTTCTCCTGGGCGGGTCGCCAAGTGACTCCACGATCGCTGTTCTCGCGGACCGTATAGACTGCGCCACACGCAAAGCAGCGTGCCTCGCGTTCTTGGGCGTCCGGGATTCGTTTTCGGATCGGCTTCGCACAGCGCCCGCATTGAATAGTCGCGAAGTTTCCAAACGTCAGATTGAAAACTCCAGACGCAAGCACATCCTCAAGCTTCGCAGCGACTTCCGCGCATCGTGACCGCAATCTCGCCAGCCGCTCGCTATCCGTCGCTTGATCGAGCTGACCGAGCGTCGGCATATGCAGGTACGAGCCAAGCGCGTCGTAGTGCTTCTTCAACGCTGAGTTGTCGAGCACAACCTCAGCTCCGATCTCCCTCATCTCATCCGGACGCTCGCCGAACTCGGTCTCTATTCCGAACCTGAGGGTCGAGCTCGCATCCGCATGTGGGTCAATCTCCAGCAGGAGTGCCAAGAGCTTGCGCGGCTGCCACGTCAAGTACTCCTCTGGCGGGATCTCAGAACGGTATGCCTCCGCGCGGTCGTAGGTTAACGCCTCCATCGCTAGCCTAAGCTCCAAAGCGGCATATCGAAGACCGTGATCGCCAGCCCTCGTCATCTCCGAAGCCCTATCTAGAGCCTCTCGAGCTAGGTTGCGAAAGTTCTCCCGCATTTCCCCTCCGAAGAGTCCGGAGCTCCGAGAAGCGCAGCACCTAAAGCTCTACGCATAGATTCGCTCGGAGCTGGACTTCGCGAAAACCGCAAGACCCACGAGCTCTTCTTGAGCATCGGACTCGACTCGCTCTACGTCGAGGAACTCCGACTTGGGCAGGAACAGACCCGACAATCGCACCTGCTGCCGCAACACGCCGCCCGAGTTCGACTGACGGCCTTGTTAACGAAGCCTTAACCCGATTCCTCTAGGGTTGAATGTGGAGGAACGCCAATGGACGAAACCAAACAAGCCGGTAAGCGAGCGAGTCGAGCCACGGCGGGCACGGTCTCGTCCGGAGACCTAACGACCGCGTATCGTATCGCGGCAAATCTCGTGGCCGATCACGGGGATACATATCTCCCCTTGTTCGAGCGCCTCGATCTCGAGATCACTGCCCGTGACGAGAGGCGGGCGATTCTCGATCGGGCTGCTGAAGTTGCCAAGCAAGCCCCGGGACACGCGCGCGATGATTCTCAGTCGCCGAGCTAGCAGATGCGCCCGCGCCTCAGTGACTGTCACACAAATTGGTACACAAACTGGCACACATTCTGCCGCTACGGTGATTCGACCCGGGAAGGGAATCGTTTCAGATCAATGCGTTAGCAGGCGAGGCCGTCTAGGTCGAATCCGGCCCGGGGAGCCACAATCCCCTCTCATCTGACTTCAAGACAACCCGCCAAGCCACTCAGGGCACTGAACAACGCTGATCAACAGACGCATTATTGTGTTGACAGTTGTGTGACATTGGTATACGAATTGGTACACATTCTGGCACACACGGAGGTACACAGTTTGTGATCTGAAACCATGAGCGACTACTTGATCCAGAGGAACGGGTACTTCTACTACTACCGGCGCGTTCCCAAACATCTGGCTCCCATCGAGCCCCGCGAGCACATCAAGATCTCGCTACGCACCAGGGACAAGGCCCTGGCCCGAAAACGCGCCCTCATTCACAACGAGAGCACCGAACGCTATTGGCGTGAGCTTGGCGCCGCGCCCACAATCGAGGATGGCGACCAATACCGCGCTGCGGTCCAAACCGCGCGCCTTCATGGCTTTGTCTATCGCGACATCATTGATCTCTCCGCCAACGCGGAGCTCACCGAGGTTGTGAATCGCCTCCTCGCGTTACGAGATGCCACCCCAGCGGCAGAAGGCAATTCGCTCCTCCGCGATGCCCTTCTGGGGACAGCGAGCAGGCCCGAGGTGCTCCTAAGTCAGGCCTTCGACATCTATCGCCCACGTTGCGTTGACCGCTTATCCGGAAAGTCGGATCTACAGATCCGAAAATGGGAGAACCCGCGGCGACTCGCGATCGAGAACTTCATTCGTGCTGTAGGAGACAAGCCGATCGCTGATGTCTGCCGCAAGGACGTCCTTGCGTTTCAGGATTGGTGGATCGCGCGTATTCGGGACGAGGGCATAAGATCCGCCACGGCCAACAAGCAGTTGCGGCAGGTCAGAGACATCCTGTCGAGTGTCGTCATCGCATGCGAGCTGAGTTCTGATGATGCGGATGTACACACTATGTTCGCGAAGATCCAGTTCCTCTCTACGGATGGGAGCCGCCGGTCGTTCGAGGCATCCTACGTCCAAGACGTTCTTCTTACAGGCGACGCATTGGATGGGATGAACAACGAATCCCGAGCGCTCGTCTACCTCATGGCTGATACCGGTGCTCGCGTGTCGGAGATCTCAGGCCTTCTCGCTGAGGACATCCGCTTGGATACGCGCATCCCGTTTATTCACATCCGCGCGAATGAGAAGCGTGACCTTAAGACCCCGAGCTCCGAGCGTAAGATTCCACTCGTTGGAGCAGCACTCTTTGCAGCGCAACAATTTCCGGACGGCCTGTCGCGATACTCGAGTGCGGATAGTGCCTCGAGCCAGGTCAACAAGTACCTCAGAGAGAACCGGCTGAATCCAACGAAACAGCATTCGCTCTATTCGCTGCGACACACCTTTAAGGATCGGCTGCGTGACGTTCAGGCCCCCGAAGAGGTCATCGACAACCTCATGGGTCACAAATCTCGGGGGCCCAAGTACGGCCGCGGGCACATCCTCGAAACGAGGCTCGAATGGCTAGAGCGAATCGCCTACGACGCGTCCGAAATCACATGGGTATGATGGCGAGCTCGCGCCAATATGCACGGCCTCGCTCGCTCGGATTCTCGTTCTAGCCCAGCAAGAGCTGGCAAGCCGAGTGGGGGATTTCTAGGCGAGGATCTTGAGGTAGGGGTCGATCGGCCCGGCTTCGCTGTGGCGGCTCTTGGAGCCGGGCCTGCAAGCGCGGTTGCGCGGCGAGGCCTACAGGTCAGGGTGTAGGCTTCCGATAGCCAGATCGAAGGGCTTTCTAGGAGATGCGCTCATGAAGTTTGGTCTTGTGCTTGCCGCAATCGCACTTCTCGCTTCCGCAGGGCTCGCCTACGCTGCGCTTGATGTAAACCCGAGGGCGGCTGTCGAGTACTACCCCGGACATACCCACGAGGGTGAGACGACGATCGGGGCTCCGTCGCATAGTGGCGGAACCGATAAGTGGGGCTGTCACAACGCCTCACGGCCGTATCACTGCCACTGAGCCCGGCTTGGCGAGGCCCACGGCGCGGCGCGAGGCGCGCGCCTGGTTCTCGCTTGACAACTGAACACCCGACGCGCGGGCCCTCTGTCCATAGGCCGGGGGGCTTCGGGCGTCAGCCTTCGAGCGCGTCGGAGATTCCAAGAACGGCGCGCTTTCGAAGCTCGTTCGTCGAGGCCACATATCGCTCGACGACGCCGAGCCCGCTCCAGCCTCCGAGATCACGAACGGTCTCGATGTCGGTTCCGTTCGCGAGCGCTAGGGAAGCGAACGAGCGGCGAAGCATGTGTAGGCCCGGCTTGGTGGCAGGGTCGAAGAGATCCGCATCCTCGAAGGCCGTTCGCACGGCTGCGCAGAGGGGCTTGAGAGGCCAGCGCGAGCCTGTCTTCTCGTTGCGCTGAAACACCCAGTCCGAATCGGACGAATTCGCGAGCCGCAGCCGGTGTAGTCGCAGAGCTCTGATCAGCGCTGGGGAGCAATCGATCGTCCGCTCAGCGTGATTCTTTGGAGCGAAGTCTTCGGCTTCTGGCTTGGAGCAGATGTGAATCACGCCTTCAGCCAACTCTACGTCCCGCCATAGCAGCGCTCGCAGCTCAGAGTTCCGCATACCCGTGTGTGCAGCCGTGAGCAGCACGATTCGGACCCTCGGCGCGGCCGCGTCCAGGAGATCTCTGATCTGTGCTGCTGAGAGGATAGTTGGGGCAGGGCGGGCCTCTCGGAGCAGCTTGATGGGGCAGGGCAAGCGATCAAGCTCGCTGTCGTCCACAGCGAGCCGGAGAGACGCTTTGAGGAGCCTGAGCGCTTGGTTGATCGTGGGCGGTCTCAGGCCATCTTCACGGCGTCTCGCGCAGAACTTGGAAACGTCCGAACGACGGAGCGTGTCGGCGGGTTTCTGGCCTAGGAGACGCTTCAGCGGTCGCGAGACAGTGAGGGCTGACTTCACCGTACGAGGTCGGGAGCCCTTGTCGCGGAGGTGCTGGATGTAGCGGTCGACGGCCGCAGCGACCGTGAGCCTCGAACCTCTAGGAGCGGGCGGTGGGGTTTGGGCTGGGACACCGCGCCGGGCGACTCGTTCCTTTGTGGCCTGGAGCTCGAGCAGCTCGCGTTCGGCCTCGAGCCGGGTCTTGCCCGCCGAGCGCCGAATCCTCCTCCCACCGATCCGAATGTCGACATACCAGCGCCCACCGCGCGGGTACACCTTTCCATCATCAGAGCGCATGATCTCGTCCGATCCGCCCGAGATTCCGAAGGGCGGCGACTGTGCCCAACGTGTGTCCGTTCGACCGCGCGCGGACACAGGTTGAGTAGGGTGCGTTTCTGATGGGAAACCAGGCGGTTAGGAGCGTCTCCGGGACTGCTGTGTCGCTCTTTTAATCCGAGGGTCGGGGGTTCGAGCCCCCCACGGCCTACCAACACAAGCGACGCCGAACCCGCTCGCTCGCTGCCTGGCCTACGCCGGGCCCAGCTTGTCGAGGTCGAGCGGCAGCTTCGCTCCGAGCCAGAGCGCGTCCTCGTCGTGCTCGCGTCGCACGTTCCCGTGCAGCGGATGCACGAGCACCGAGCGACCGTCGCGGTGACGCAGCAGCCACGCGAGCACGGTGGACAGCTGGTGCGTCTCGAAGGGCAGCTGGAACATCGGCTCGGCGTGCGGGCCGACCGGCTGGGCGCGCAGCCGCCCCACGCGAATGCTGTCGAGCTCCTGCTCCGCCCGAGTGTGGAGTTCCTGCAAACCGGACTCGCCGGTCGGGTCGTAGACGTGGGCGTGGTAGCCGGTCGGGTCGACGCGATCGCTCATCGGGAGGCTCCGGGTGCCAAGGCCGCGCGCGCATCGGTCAGGGCTTCGGCCAGTCTGGCTTCCCCTCCCGCCACCAGCCCGTCGGCAGCGTAGATCTGGATCTCACCCACGCCGATGAACGCGAGGACGTGCCGCAGGTAGGGCGTCGCGAAGTCGACGGGGCTGCCCACGGGCGTTCCACCGCTCGCGACGGCGAGGTACGCCGGAATGCCCGAGAGCAACCCCTCGGGTCCGTTCGCCGTGTAGCGGAAGGTCTCGCGCGCGCGCACCACCAGGTCGATCCAGGCCTTGAGGGCTGCGGGGATCCCGAAGTTGTAGATCGGGACGGAGAGGACGAGCGCGTCGGCCGCGCGCAGCTCCTCGATCGGATCGGTCGACACCGCGAGCCGCTCCCGCTGCTCGGGCGTGCGCGCGCCCGCGTCGGTGAAGAACGCCGTGACGAGGGTCTCGTCCAGGAGTAGCGGCGGCTGTGTCGTCAGGTCGCGCGTGGTGAGCTGCCAGTCGTCGCCCGAACTGGCGCGAAGGGATTCGACGATGGCATCGGCGAGCTGGCGACTCGCCGAGTCGCTGCGCCGGGCGCTGGAGTCGATGCGGAGTACGTGCACGAGAACATCTCCTGGGCGCATGCTGCGCCACGGGTCGGTCAGGCAGGGTCGCAGGTCGGGTCGGGGGTGAAGACGCGTGGCGCGCCAGCCACGGTGGGCAGCGCGGCCCGCAGCAGCTCGATCAACTCCTCGGTGACCACCGGCGCTTCGAGTTCGGTGTGGCCGGCGGGGACCAGGCTCGTCGAATCGGCGCCCGGGAGCAGCGCGCTCGAGACCCGTACGACGTCGTCCGAGCCGTCACCCACGTCACCGATCACGTTGTGGAAGCGGACGTTCGCGGGGACCGGAAGGTCGGCCAGCGGTGCCAGCAGGGGGTGGTCCGGGGCAAGGGCACGAATACTGGTCGGCCCTCCCGCTTCGAAATAGGACCGGAAGCGTGGCCGCAATGCGTCGGCGTCGGAGGCGGCCACGCGTCGGAAGAGCTCGGTGAACTCGGGCGGAAGCTCGATGAGCGCGTTGCCGAGCGCTCCCGCCAGACCACCGGCGAGGTCGCTCCCGCGATGGGGCGACATCACGAAGATCGCGCGCTCGATCGACGGCATCGGGTTCAACCAGAAGAGCGATTCGAGGAGCGCGCGATCCGCATCCGAGACCCTCAGCTTCGCCGGGGGGACCCGGAACACCTCGCGCCATAGCCGGTCCCCGCTCTTCGAGATCGATGCCTTCAGCAACAGGCCGCCCATGCTGTGGCCCACCGCGACGATGCCCGCGTCGTGGCCGAGCGCCTCGAGGGTCCGGCGCAGCGTTCGTCGCATCTCGCGCGAAGTCCACAGATAGGGCACGCCGGTCGCATAGAAGTAGTGCCAGACCTGGTAGTGGCGACGCAGCTCGGGTTCGCCGTAGACGGCGTTGGTGAGCGCGCTCCAAACGGAAGGACTCGAGCCCAGGCCATGCACCATCAGGAGCGGCGTCCTGGCTGGGTCGTAGGGCTCGAGGAGGAAGAGTCCCTCGCGCTCCTTCGAGAACGCGCGCAGGAGCCCTGTGCGTCCTTCCCGGGTGAGCCTCGCCGAATCGAGCAGCCGCGAATAGGGCACCGTGAGATCCGCGGCCAGACTGAGTCGCCGTCCCTCGAGCCGGGCCGCGTCGAAGCGACGCGGGTCCACCCAGGAGACCCGTGCGCAGTCGGTCGACGGAAAACTCAGGAGTGCCGTGGCGGGAGTGAAGCGCCCCTCCGGCGGGAACTTCGCCCAGGGAATCGGCGAGGGGGGCGCGCGACCCTCGAGCGATACGGGCAGCCCGTCCCCCGGAGTCTGGTAGTGGCGCAGTCCTTCCACGCGGACGCGCTGCGTGGGGACGACCCGGAGCTCCGCGTCGCGCGGCGCGAACGCGATCCCTGTCAGCTCCGCCTCTGGCACAGCGAGAAGCGAGGCGAGCGCCCGGCGTCGGGACGCGCGCGCGCGAGCGGATGCGGGATCTTCGGCCGTTTCGCGGCGGGCGTCGGCGAGCTCGGCGGCGATGCGTTCCGTCGTCGGCGCAGCCTCTGTCCGAAGGCGGGTCTGAACGGGGTTTGCGCACGCCACCGCGACGGCGATTGCGACGAAGCTCCCGAGCGCGCGAGCTGCGGCCAAGCCGCGCTCCCAAGGGAGGCGGCGACAGGGTGCTTCGACGGACACGACGTGGAAAGACGGGAGAGGCACGGGACTCGCAGGTGGCGCCATCCCAGTGTAGGGAGCACGGCGGCACGCGCGCGTCGAGGCGCCGAGCTGGGCAGAGCGGTCGGCAGGGGAGGGGACGGCAACACCCGCCCGCCCCCTCCCGCGCCTGGCGCGGGCGCTACATGCAGCCGGCGGTGCCGGCGCAGCCGAGGCCCGAGGGGCCGGGCGCCCCGGAGCCCGTGAACATGTCGAGGAAGAGCGGATTGAAGTCCTCTCCGTCCACGTCGTTGTCGCAGTCGAAATCCGAGATCGGGTTGCCCAGCTGCGGGAGACACGCGGCCGTATTCGGCGGAATCGTGGAACTGAAGTGCTGGAGGAAGGCGCACGGGTCGCTCGGCGTGGGCTGGTTGAAGTCGGCGCCGTCGACGTCGAAGTCGTTGTCGAGGTCGGCGTCGCAGAAGTTCCCGTAGCCGTCCATGTCGACGTCGCAGTTGAACGGTGGCGGGTTGGGAACGTTGACGCAGTTGTCGATGGCGTCGGGTACGCCGTCGCCGTCCGTGTCCGGCGCGAGTCCGGCGAGGACCGCGCTCGGGAACGCGATGGCGAAGGCGATGGCGATGGCAGTCAAGAAATAGGACTTCACGAAGACACTCCTCGATCGGTCCGCACCCGAGATCATCGAACCGCCCGAGCGCTCGCCGGTCAAGCCGAAACGCGGCTCCGGGTGCTGGGGATTTCCTGGGGAGCGCAATCGGAGAGCGCTGACGCTTCCTCGTGTCGACTCACCCTTGTGTCGATCGCGGGCGGTCCGTCTCCCAAGAAAAAGCGGGCCGCGCCAAGAGGCGCGACCCGCTGGAGCGGGCGCAGGCGAGACGGCGTCGGGCCGCCTCGCCGGAATCGTCGTCTCAGACGCGCTCGATGATCACCGCGGGGGCCATGCCGCCGGCCGCGCACATCGTGATCAGCGCCTTGTTCCCGCCAGAGCGCTCGAGCTCGTCCAGGGCCGTACCGATCAGGATCGCGCCGGTGGCGCCGATCGGGTGGCCGAGGGCCATGGCGCCACCGTTCACGTTCACCTTCTCGCGGTCGAGGTCGAGGTCGCGGATGAACTTCTCCGCCACTACCGAGAAGGCTTCGTTGATCTCGAAGACGTCGATGTCGTCGGTGGTGAGCCCCGCCTTCTCGAGCACCTTCTTCGCGGCCGGCACCGGAGCGTTGAGCATCAGCGTCGGGCAGTCGCCCATGTTGGCGGTCGCGATGATCCGCGCGCGCGGCTTCAGGCCCGACTGCTTCACCTGGTTCTCGGAGGCGAGCAGCAGGGCGCCCGCGCCGTCCACCACACCCGACGAGTTGCCGGCGTGGTGGATGTGGTTGATCTCGCCGAGGTCGGTGTACTTCTGCTTGATCAGGTCGCCGTAGGTGGTGCCCTGCTCGTCGATCGGGATGCCCGCCCAGGCCGCGAAGGAGGGCTTCAAGCTCGTGAGCTTCTCCATCGTCGTGCCCGGTCGCGGGAACTCTTCCTTGTCGAGGGCGACGCTGCCGTCCTCGTTGTGCACCGGGACGAGGGCGCCGTCGAAACGGCCTTCCTTGATGGCGCGCTCGGCACGCTGCTGCGACACGAGGGCCAGCTGGTCGACGGCATCGCGGTCGATGCCTTCGATCGTCGCGATCGCATCGGCGCACACACCCTGTTGGGACTGGGGGTGCTTCTTGCGCAGCGAGAGGTTGCCGCTGTCGATCATCGGCGGCGTCGTCGGGTCCGCCGACGCGGCCGTGTAGCTCATCATCTCGGTGCCGCCGGCGATCACGAGATCTTCCATCCCGGACATGACCTGGGCCGCGGCGAGGTTCACGCTGGTGATCCCGGAGCCGCAGAAGCGGTCGAGGGTCACACCCGAGGCCTTGACGTCGTAGCCGGCGTCGAGCGCGGCCATGCGGCCGAGGTCGCCCCCCTGGCTCCCGCGCTGGGAGCTGGTGCCCCAGATGATGTCGTCGACGCGGGAGGTGTCGAGGTCGTTCCGCTCGGCGAGGGCCTTGAGGACCGTGGCGCCGAGGTGCTGGGGATGGAGGTGGGCGAGGGCGCCCTTGCCGACCTTGCCGATGCCCCGGGGCGTGCGGCAGGCGTCGATGATGAAAGCGTCGGACATCGGGAAGTCTCCTTTGGCGGGGTTGGGGGCAACGGCGATCCCGTGCCGCCGGCATTGTACTGGCGCCCCCTCGGATGTCAGGGGCGGCCGGGAAGGGCTGCAGTACAGGGTGGCTGGAAGTCAGGAGGGCCTGCCGGGCGGTGTTCCAGGGCCCGCGCCCGGTATCTTCGCGTCACGCCGATCGCCGTCGCGAGCCGCGAGAACGAGGAGAGCCGGTGCCCGGAGAGCGCGTGGTTGCCGAGACGCTGCCCGACCCGCTCGAGCTGGACGCGCTCCTTCGACGCTACGGCGCGGAGGAGGCGCTGCCCTACCTCGGTGAGCTGAGCTGGTTGCGCCTGGTGGCGTTCGCCGCGAGCCGCCAGGTCGCCGATCCGCCGCTGCCCTATCTGACCTACCCGCTGTTTCGCGAGTACGGCGAGGCGCGGAACTACGACCTCGAGGAGACTCGCGCGGGGTGGGAGCTGCTGCTCACCGGCCGCCTGAACGAGTTCCTGCCCCAGGTGACGCGGCATCTGATCCGCTCGACGGGTCGGATCCCGCCCGAAGTGGAGGCGCTGCTGCGTCACCCGCCTTTCGGCGTCGAGGTGAAGCCCGACGTCTTCGACCCGCCGACCCACCTGCCCGAGACCGTCTGGGCGCAGCTGTGGGACGACTTCCGCGTCTGGCGCGGTCAGACCAGCGCCGACCGGCTGCACTATCGCCGTGATCTCCTGTTCCGAGACACGCTTCGCCGGGTCTACGAGCAGGCGTCGGCCGGGGCCGTGTGCGCCTGGGCCGATGAGATCACCGGGTTGCGTTCCGTCCAGCTGGCGCTGCTCGTCTACGCAGAGTTCAACGGCGTGGCGCTGCGCCTCGAGGACATCGAAGGGGTGCGGCAGGCACTGCGCGCAGGCGACCTCACAGCCCTGATCGAGGCGGGCCTCGCCTTCTTCGCCGAGCAGGGTCCCGACGCGGCCTACCGTTTCCTGACGGACTGATGCTCACTCGCCCAACCGCGACGCCATCGCGCGTCGAGGCGGCTCGACGCTCGACCCTCTAGACTGCGCACTCTTTCGAGGAGCCCCCATGGCCGACGAGACCCCGCGTTCCTTCTCCGACCGCCTCGCGGTTCAGCCCGACAAGCCGGCCGAGCTGGTGGCGGCAGCGACCGTCATCCTGCTGCGCGACTCCGACGACGGGCTCGAGACCCTGATGCTGCGCAAGAACTCGAAGATCGCCTTCGGAGGGATGTGGGTCTTTCCGGGGGGTCGCATCGACGATGACGACGGATCTCCCGACGATCCGATGGAAGAGCGGGCGCGCTTGGCCGCGGTGCGCGAGGCCGAAGAGGAGGCGTCGCTCGACCTGGATCCCGACGGCCTGGTCTGGTTCTCCCACTGGACGCCGCCGCCGGTCGAGATCCGGCGCTTCTCCACCTGGTTCTTCGCGGCGCCGGCGCCGAGCAGCGAGGTGACGATCGACGACGGCGAGATCACCGACAGCCGCTGGCTCTCCCCTCGCGCGGCGCTCGACCAGCAGCGCGAGGGCGAGATCGAGCTGGTGCCGCCGACCTTCGTGACGCTCCACTACCTGCAGCCCTATGACACCGCAGCCGAGGCCCTGGCCGGACTGGGCGGGGACGGCTTGCGCCGCTACGTGACGCAGATCGGCAAGGGCGATGAGGGCATGGTCGTGATGTGGGAAGGGGACGCGGGCTACGACGCGCGCGATCCCAATCTGCCTGGGGCACGGCATCGGCTCACGATGTCGAAGCAGGGCTACCACTTCGACGACTCGGGCGTCGCGTAGCCGCCCCGGCCGAGGCCTCCGCCGGAGGATCAGGGGGCGGGTGGTCCACTGCTCACGGCGGGCAGCGCCGTGTCTTCTGCGCCGAAGGCCGGTGCCGGGGTCGTCTCGTGGGAGGCTGCGATCACGTGCTCCGACGCGATCAGGTGTTCGACCAGGATGCGCCCGACTTCCATGATCGTCCCGGGGTGGGACTGGGTGGAGTGGCCCGAGCGCACCACGCGTTCGCTCTGCACGCCTTCGATGTGGGCGCTCTCGTAGGCGACCACTCCGTCGGCGCCTTCCTCGACCGGACCGTCTCCCTGCACGGCGATGATCGAGTGGGCGCTCACGTGGGGGGCGATCGGTAGCGAGCGCAGGGTGACCAGGAAGGGATTCGACGGCGTCATGTTGTCGATCGCGGTCGGGATCGTGTCGAGCGCGTCGTGGTCGATGAGGTCGGGGTTCAGCCGCACGGCGGTCGCGAATGCATCGACCATCAGGACCGGTAGGGTCACGAGGCCCGACACCCACTTCGCCGCACTCCAGAGGGTGAGATAGCTGCCGCCGTGGGGCGTCGCGATGAAGACGACCCGCTTCACGTAGGGGAGTGGTTCGAAGAAGAGGCTGCGGCGCAAGACGTGTGCCGACTCGGCGTCGAGCTCGAGGTCTTCGAAGGGGGCCTCGAAGCGCCAGAACTGGTCCCCGCTGTCCACCGAAGTGAGCTTCGTCAGCAGCCCGCCCTGGCTGTGCCCGATCACCACCATGTTGCGCAGCACAGGGTCGCGGCCGTTCGGGTCCAGCTCGTCCACCGCGTTCTGGAGGGACTCGCGCAAGAGTCCGGCCGAGAACGAGACCGGCTGGCCCGTGTCGTAGGTGAAGAGCCAGACCTGGAAGTTCTCGCGCAGGATCGGGATGCCCATCACTTCGTTCACGAGCTCGGCCCAGCGCCCCGGGCTCGAAGCGGTGCCGTGGACGAGCACCAGCGGGATTCGCCCCGGGCTGTACGGGTGGAGCAGGAAGAGGCCCTTCCCGAACTGCTCGGGAGGACGGATCCCGTAGTTGCCGAAGAACGCCGCGAGTTCACTCTCCCAGAACCGCGAGAGGGTGAGCGTGCTCGCGAGCGCCGCCGTCGTCTCGAACTCGAGGGGAACGGGGCGCCCGCTCACCTCGATCTCGTCGCCGGCGTCGGCCGCGTGGATGTTCACGTGCCCACGGAGGCGCCCGGTCT includes these proteins:
- a CDS encoding NUDIX domain-containing protein; translation: MADETPRSFSDRLAVQPDKPAELVAAATVILLRDSDDGLETLMLRKNSKIAFGGMWVFPGGRIDDDDGSPDDPMEERARLAAVREAEEEASLDLDPDGLVWFSHWTPPPVEIRRFSTWFFAAPAPSSEVTIDDGEITDSRWLSPRAALDQQREGEIELVPPTFVTLHYLQPYDTAAEALAGLGGDGLRRYVTQIGKGDEGMVVMWEGDAGYDARDPNLPGARHRLTMSKQGYHFDDSGVA